One window of the Anomalospiza imberbis isolate Cuckoo-Finch-1a 21T00152 chromosome 12, ASM3175350v1, whole genome shotgun sequence genome contains the following:
- the CDH8 gene encoding cadherin-8 isoform X8, which yields MDEPARRGPSDNTLSILAKHSGFSRQKQEVYLLPIVISDSGTPPMSSTGTLTIRVCGCSSDGTVQSCNAEAYVLPIGLSMGALIAILACIILLLVIVVLFVTLRRHKNEPLIIKDDEDVRENIIRYDDEGGGEEDTEAFDIATLQNPDGINGFLPRKDIKPDLQFMPRQGLAPVPNGVDVDEFINVRLHEADNDPTAPPYDSIQIYGYEGKGSAAGSLSSLESSTSDSDQNFDYLSEWGPRFKRLGELYSVGESDKET from the exons ATAACACGCTGAGCATCCTGGCCAAGCACAGCGGCTTCAGCCGGCAGAAGCAGGAGGTGTACCTGCTGCCCATCGTCATCAGCGACAGCGGCACGCCGCCCATGAGCAGCACGGGCACGCTGACCATCCGCGTGTGCGGCTGCAGCAGCGACGGCACCGTGCAGTCCTGCAACGCCGAGGCCTACGTGCTGCCCATCGGGCTCAGCATGGGCGCCCTCATAGCCATCCTGGCCTGCATCATCCTGCTGCTCG TCATTGTGGTGCTGTTTGTGACACTAAGAAGACATAAGAATGAGCCTCTGATCATCAAAGATGATGAAGATGTGAGGGAAAATATCATTCGCTACGATGACGAAGGAGGTGGAGAGGAAGACACAGAAGCCTTTGACATTGCAACTTTGCAAAATCCAGATGGAATTAATGGATTTTTGCCTCGTAAGGATATTAAGCCTGACCTTCAATTTATGCCCAGGCAGGGTCTTGCACCTGTTCCTAATGGTGTTGATGTTGATGAATTTATTAATGTAAGGCTTCATGAAGCTGATAATGACCCCACAGCTCCGCCATATGACTCTATCCAGATTTATGGCTATGAAGGAAAGGGGTCAGCGGCTGGTTCCCTTAGCTCCTTGGAGTCCTCCACATCAGACTCAGACCAGAATTTTGACTACCTCAGTGAATGGGGTCCTCGCTTTAAAAGACTCGGAGAACTTTACTCAGTCGGAGAAAGTGACAAAGAAACTTGA